One Hevea brasiliensis isolate MT/VB/25A 57/8 chromosome 5, ASM3005281v1, whole genome shotgun sequence genomic region harbors:
- the LOC110652326 gene encoding receptor-like protein 46 isoform X2: MAKLSLLFELSCIFLILFPLFSPCLCCPQYQKEALLQFKFLLLGNTSLSSVKHPISESWNLSSDCCQWERVTCDSKQHVTILNLSSLTSSLSQKSVVTSDVLTPLFHLQTLTSLHISLNDIHGQIPGVGFANLTELVELIMVENSFNGSIPPQLFSLRHLEKLDLGHNLIAGTLGSNLGNLSNLRELRLNDNLFHGQIPKQIGRLGELYLLDLGYNFFSMGIPTEIGNMSSSAYLYLSSNNLSGEIPSSMQKLEHLKELYLENNVLSGLLPDNFTEGYGIGLLALSDNNLSGPIPSPLANGIEYFLDLSGNKFSSFPKFYFDSSLYYINLASNKISGELPMIFPDMTGVLILSQNELFGSLPRELAYLDRLQYLDLHDNNLTGEIPKNLGKLSELTVLDVSNNKFHGHIPNGPQMDRMNDPNSYVNNSGLCGMQIRIPCGKLPPEQTPIERKQEESKSWKTWFSWEMAVIGYSSGFLSTILVLYVIGYFNIASPWNRRRNFRHNNHFGFRLNNCCS; encoded by the exons ATGGCCAAATTAAGCCTACTGTTTGAATTGTCATGCATTTTCTTGATCTTGTTTCCTTTATTCAGCCCTTGTCTTTGTTGTCCTCAATATCAGAAAGAAGCCCTCCTCCAGTTCAAGTTTTTATTGTTGGGAAACACTTCCTTGTCAAGTGTGAAGCATCCAATTTCCGAGTCATGGAACCTCAGTTCCGATTGCTGTCAGTGGGAACGAGTCACCTGTGATTCGAAACAGCATGTGACTATTCTTAACCTCTCCAGCCTCACTTCATCATTAAGCCAGAAATCTGTTGTGACATCTGATGTTTTAACCCCActctttcatttacaaacactcACCTCTCTTCACATTTCTCTTAATGATATACATGGCCAAATTCCAGGGGTTGGGTTTGCCAATTTAACTGAACTTGTCGAACTGATTATGGTTGAAAATAGTTTTAATGGTTCCATTCCTCCTCAGTTGTTTTCTTTAAGGCATTTGGAGAAGCTTGATCTTGGTCATAATTTGATTGCGGGTACATTAGGCAGCAACTTGGGAAATCTTTCGAATCTGAGGGAGTTGCGCTTGAATGATAACTTGTTCCACGGACAGATTCCTAAGCAGATTGGTCGTCTGGGTGAGTTGTATTTATTGGATTTGGGATATAATTTTTTCTCCATGGGGATACCAACTGAGATTGGTAACATGTCGAGCTCTGCATATCTATACTTAAGCAGCAACAATTTATCAGGAGAGATCCCTTCTTCAATGCAAAAGTTGGAACACTTGAAAGAACTTTATTTGGAAAATAATGTCCTTTCTG GACTGTTGCCGGATAATTTTACTGAAGGTTATGGTATTGGATTACTTGCACTGTCCGATAACAATCTGTCTGGTCCAATACCAAGCCCCCTGGCAAATGGGATTGAATACTTCTTGGACTTATCAGGCaacaaattttcaagctttccaaaattttattttgattcatCATTGTATTATATTAATCTTGCCTCCAATAAAATCTCTGGTGAGCTTCCTATGATTTTTCCTGATATGACAGGAGTACTGATATTAAGCCAAAATGAGCTTTTTGGTTCCCTGCCTCGAGAACTTGCATACCTTGATCGGCTCCAGTACCTTGATCTCCATGACAACAACTTGACAG GTGAAATTCCTAAAAATCTAGGAAAACTCTCTGAATTAACTGTATTGGACGTGAGCAACAATAAATTTCATGGTCACATTCCAAATGGTCCTCAAATGGATAGAATGAATGATCCAAACTCTTATGTCAACAACAGCGGATTGTGCGGAATGCAAATTCGAATTCCTTGTGGAAAGCTACCACCTGAACAAACGCCAATTGAGAGAAAGCAAGAGGAAAGTAAAAGTTGGAAGACATGGTTTTCATGGGAAATGGCAGTGATCGGATATTCTTCTGGATTTTTATCAACAATTTTGGTCTTATATGTCATCGGCTACTTCAATATTGCATCACCATGGAATCGAAGACGCAATTTCAGGCACAACAATCATTTTGGTTTTAGGCTCAATAATTGTTGCTCTTAA
- the LOC110652326 gene encoding receptor-like protein 46 isoform X6, whose product MAKLSLLFELSCIFLILFPLFSPCLCCPQYQKEALLQFKFLLLGNTSLSSVKHPISESWNLSSDCCQWERVTCDSKQHVTILNLSSLTSSLSQKSVVTSDVLTPLFHLQTLTSLHISLNDIHGQIPGVGFANLTELVELIMVENSFNGSIPPQLFSLRHLEKLDLGHNLIAGTLGSNLGNLSNLRELRLNDNLFHGQIPKQIGRLGNDFSGLLPDNFTEGYGIGLLALSDNNLSGPIPSPLANGIEYFLDLSGNKFSSFPKFYFDSSLYYINLASNKISGELPMIFPDMTGVLILSQNELFGSLPRELAYLDRLQYLDLHDNNLTGEIPKNLGKLSELTVLDVSNNKFHGHIPNGPQMDRMNDPNSYVNNSGLCGMQIRIPCGKLPPEQTPIERKQEESKSWKTWFSWEMAVIGYSSGFLSTILVLYVIGYFNIASPWNRRRNFRHNNHFGFRLNNCCS is encoded by the exons ATGGCCAAATTAAGCCTACTGTTTGAATTGTCATGCATTTTCTTGATCTTGTTTCCTTTATTCAGCCCTTGTCTTTGTTGTCCTCAATATCAGAAAGAAGCCCTCCTCCAGTTCAAGTTTTTATTGTTGGGAAACACTTCCTTGTCAAGTGTGAAGCATCCAATTTCCGAGTCATGGAACCTCAGTTCCGATTGCTGTCAGTGGGAACGAGTCACCTGTGATTCGAAACAGCATGTGACTATTCTTAACCTCTCCAGCCTCACTTCATCATTAAGCCAGAAATCTGTTGTGACATCTGATGTTTTAACCCCActctttcatttacaaacactcACCTCTCTTCACATTTCTCTTAATGATATACATGGCCAAATTCCAGGGGTTGGGTTTGCCAATTTAACTGAACTTGTCGAACTGATTATGGTTGAAAATAGTTTTAATGGTTCCATTCCTCCTCAGTTGTTTTCTTTAAGGCATTTGGAGAAGCTTGATCTTGGTCATAATTTGATTGCGGGTACATTAGGCAGCAACTTGGGAAATCTTTCGAATCTGAGGGAGTTGCGCTTGAATGATAACTTGTTCCACGGACAGATTCCTAAGCAGATTGGTCGTCTGG GGAATGATTTCTCAGGACTGTTGCCGGATAATTTTACTGAAGGTTATGGTATTGGATTACTTGCACTGTCCGATAACAATCTGTCTGGTCCAATACCAAGCCCCCTGGCAAATGGGATTGAATACTTCTTGGACTTATCAGGCaacaaattttcaagctttccaaaattttattttgattcatCATTGTATTATATTAATCTTGCCTCCAATAAAATCTCTGGTGAGCTTCCTATGATTTTTCCTGATATGACAGGAGTACTGATATTAAGCCAAAATGAGCTTTTTGGTTCCCTGCCTCGAGAACTTGCATACCTTGATCGGCTCCAGTACCTTGATCTCCATGACAACAACTTGACAG GTGAAATTCCTAAAAATCTAGGAAAACTCTCTGAATTAACTGTATTGGACGTGAGCAACAATAAATTTCATGGTCACATTCCAAATGGTCCTCAAATGGATAGAATGAATGATCCAAACTCTTATGTCAACAACAGCGGATTGTGCGGAATGCAAATTCGAATTCCTTGTGGAAAGCTACCACCTGAACAAACGCCAATTGAGAGAAAGCAAGAGGAAAGTAAAAGTTGGAAGACATGGTTTTCATGGGAAATGGCAGTGATCGGATATTCTTCTGGATTTTTATCAACAATTTTGGTCTTATATGTCATCGGCTACTTCAATATTGCATCACCATGGAATCGAAGACGCAATTTCAGGCACAACAATCATTTTGGTTTTAGGCTCAATAATTGTTGCTCTTAA
- the LOC110652326 gene encoding receptor-like protein 46 isoform X7 produces the protein MAKLSLLFELSCIFLILFPLFSPCLCCPQYQKEALLQFKFLLLGNTSLSSVKHPISESWNLSSDCCQWERVTCDSKQHVTILNLSSLTSSLSQKSVVTSDVLTPLFHLQTLTSLHISLNDIHGQIPGVGFANLTELVELIMVENSFNGSIPPQLFSLRHLEKLDLGHNLIAGTLGSNLGNLSNLRELRLNDNLFHGQIPKQIGRLGELYLLDLGYNFFSMGIPTEIGNMSSSAYLYLSSNNLSGEIPSSMQKLEHLKELYLENNVLSGKIPPFMFLLKDIYSLVLSGNDFSGLLPDNFTEGYGIGLLALSDNNLSGPIPSPLANGIEYFLDLSGNKFSSFPKFYFDSSLYYINLASNKISGELPMIFPDMTGVLILSQNELFGSLPRELAYLDRLQYLDLHDNNLTATSSVEISPLL, from the exons ATGGCCAAATTAAGCCTACTGTTTGAATTGTCATGCATTTTCTTGATCTTGTTTCCTTTATTCAGCCCTTGTCTTTGTTGTCCTCAATATCAGAAAGAAGCCCTCCTCCAGTTCAAGTTTTTATTGTTGGGAAACACTTCCTTGTCAAGTGTGAAGCATCCAATTTCCGAGTCATGGAACCTCAGTTCCGATTGCTGTCAGTGGGAACGAGTCACCTGTGATTCGAAACAGCATGTGACTATTCTTAACCTCTCCAGCCTCACTTCATCATTAAGCCAGAAATCTGTTGTGACATCTGATGTTTTAACCCCActctttcatttacaaacactcACCTCTCTTCACATTTCTCTTAATGATATACATGGCCAAATTCCAGGGGTTGGGTTTGCCAATTTAACTGAACTTGTCGAACTGATTATGGTTGAAAATAGTTTTAATGGTTCCATTCCTCCTCAGTTGTTTTCTTTAAGGCATTTGGAGAAGCTTGATCTTGGTCATAATTTGATTGCGGGTACATTAGGCAGCAACTTGGGAAATCTTTCGAATCTGAGGGAGTTGCGCTTGAATGATAACTTGTTCCACGGACAGATTCCTAAGCAGATTGGTCGTCTGGGTGAGTTGTATTTATTGGATTTGGGATATAATTTTTTCTCCATGGGGATACCAACTGAGATTGGTAACATGTCGAGCTCTGCATATCTATACTTAAGCAGCAACAATTTATCAGGAGAGATCCCTTCTTCAATGCAAAAGTTGGAACACTTGAAAGAACTTTATTTGGAAAATAATGTCCTTTCTGGTAAAATCCCAccttttatgtttcttttaaaAGACATATATTCTCTTGTTCTCTCAGGGAATGATTTCTCAGGACTGTTGCCGGATAATTTTACTGAAGGTTATGGTATTGGATTACTTGCACTGTCCGATAACAATCTGTCTGGTCCAATACCAAGCCCCCTGGCAAATGGGATTGAATACTTCTTGGACTTATCAGGCaacaaattttcaagctttccaaaattttattttgattcatCATTGTATTATATTAATCTTGCCTCCAATAAAATCTCTGGTGAGCTTCCTATGATTTTTCCTGATATGACAGGAGTACTGATATTAAGCCAAAATGAGCTTTTTGGTTCCCTGCCTCGAGAACTTGCATACCTTGATCGGCTCCAGTACCTTGATCTCCATGACAACAACTTGACAG CAACAAGCTCAGTGGAGATATCCCCTCTACTTTAG
- the LOC110652326 gene encoding receptor-like protein 46 isoform X1, whose amino-acid sequence MAKLSLLFELSCIFLILFPLFSPCLCCPQYQKEALLQFKFLLLGNTSLSSVKHPISESWNLSSDCCQWERVTCDSKQHVTILNLSSLTSSLSQKSVVTSDVLTPLFHLQTLTSLHISLNDIHGQIPGVGFANLTELVELIMVENSFNGSIPPQLFSLRHLEKLDLGHNLIAGTLGSNLGNLSNLRELRLNDNLFHGQIPKQIGRLGELYLLDLGYNFFSMGIPTEIGNMSSSAYLYLSSNNLSGEIPSSMQKLEHLKELYLENNVLSGKIPPFMFLLKDIYSLVLSGNDFSGLLPDNFTEGYGIGLLALSDNNLSGPIPSPLANGIEYFLDLSGNKFSSFPKFYFDSSLYYINLASNKISGELPMIFPDMTGVLILSQNELFGSLPRELAYLDRLQYLDLHDNNLTGEIPKNLGKLSELTVLDVSNNKFHGHIPNGPQMDRMNDPNSYVNNSGLCGMQIRIPCGKLPPEQTPIERKQEESKSWKTWFSWEMAVIGYSSGFLSTILVLYVIGYFNIASPWNRRRNFRHNNHFGFRLNNCCS is encoded by the exons ATGGCCAAATTAAGCCTACTGTTTGAATTGTCATGCATTTTCTTGATCTTGTTTCCTTTATTCAGCCCTTGTCTTTGTTGTCCTCAATATCAGAAAGAAGCCCTCCTCCAGTTCAAGTTTTTATTGTTGGGAAACACTTCCTTGTCAAGTGTGAAGCATCCAATTTCCGAGTCATGGAACCTCAGTTCCGATTGCTGTCAGTGGGAACGAGTCACCTGTGATTCGAAACAGCATGTGACTATTCTTAACCTCTCCAGCCTCACTTCATCATTAAGCCAGAAATCTGTTGTGACATCTGATGTTTTAACCCCActctttcatttacaaacactcACCTCTCTTCACATTTCTCTTAATGATATACATGGCCAAATTCCAGGGGTTGGGTTTGCCAATTTAACTGAACTTGTCGAACTGATTATGGTTGAAAATAGTTTTAATGGTTCCATTCCTCCTCAGTTGTTTTCTTTAAGGCATTTGGAGAAGCTTGATCTTGGTCATAATTTGATTGCGGGTACATTAGGCAGCAACTTGGGAAATCTTTCGAATCTGAGGGAGTTGCGCTTGAATGATAACTTGTTCCACGGACAGATTCCTAAGCAGATTGGTCGTCTGGGTGAGTTGTATTTATTGGATTTGGGATATAATTTTTTCTCCATGGGGATACCAACTGAGATTGGTAACATGTCGAGCTCTGCATATCTATACTTAAGCAGCAACAATTTATCAGGAGAGATCCCTTCTTCAATGCAAAAGTTGGAACACTTGAAAGAACTTTATTTGGAAAATAATGTCCTTTCTGGTAAAATCCCAccttttatgtttcttttaaaAGACATATATTCTCTTGTTCTCTCAGGGAATGATTTCTCAGGACTGTTGCCGGATAATTTTACTGAAGGTTATGGTATTGGATTACTTGCACTGTCCGATAACAATCTGTCTGGTCCAATACCAAGCCCCCTGGCAAATGGGATTGAATACTTCTTGGACTTATCAGGCaacaaattttcaagctttccaaaattttattttgattcatCATTGTATTATATTAATCTTGCCTCCAATAAAATCTCTGGTGAGCTTCCTATGATTTTTCCTGATATGACAGGAGTACTGATATTAAGCCAAAATGAGCTTTTTGGTTCCCTGCCTCGAGAACTTGCATACCTTGATCGGCTCCAGTACCTTGATCTCCATGACAACAACTTGACAG GTGAAATTCCTAAAAATCTAGGAAAACTCTCTGAATTAACTGTATTGGACGTGAGCAACAATAAATTTCATGGTCACATTCCAAATGGTCCTCAAATGGATAGAATGAATGATCCAAACTCTTATGTCAACAACAGCGGATTGTGCGGAATGCAAATTCGAATTCCTTGTGGAAAGCTACCACCTGAACAAACGCCAATTGAGAGAAAGCAAGAGGAAAGTAAAAGTTGGAAGACATGGTTTTCATGGGAAATGGCAGTGATCGGATATTCTTCTGGATTTTTATCAACAATTTTGGTCTTATATGTCATCGGCTACTTCAATATTGCATCACCATGGAATCGAAGACGCAATTTCAGGCACAACAATCATTTTGGTTTTAGGCTCAATAATTGTTGCTCTTAA
- the LOC110652326 gene encoding receptor-like protein 46 isoform X3: MAKLSLLFELSCIFLILFPLFSPCLCCPQYQKEALLQFKFLLLGNTSLSSVKHPISESWNLSSDCCQWERVTCDSKQHVTILNLSSLTSSLSQKSVVTSDVLTPLFHLQTLTSLHISLNDIHGQIPGVGFANLTELVELIMVENSFNGSIPPQLFSLRHLEKLDLGHNLIAGTLGSNLGNLSNLRELRLNDNLFHGQIPKQIGRLGELYLLDLGYNFFSMGIPTEIGNMSSSAYLYLSSNNLSGEIPSSMQKLEHLKELYLENNVLSGYGIGLLALSDNNLSGPIPSPLANGIEYFLDLSGNKFSSFPKFYFDSSLYYINLASNKISGELPMIFPDMTGVLILSQNELFGSLPRELAYLDRLQYLDLHDNNLTGEIPKNLGKLSELTVLDVSNNKFHGHIPNGPQMDRMNDPNSYVNNSGLCGMQIRIPCGKLPPEQTPIERKQEESKSWKTWFSWEMAVIGYSSGFLSTILVLYVIGYFNIASPWNRRRNFRHNNHFGFRLNNCCS, translated from the exons ATGGCCAAATTAAGCCTACTGTTTGAATTGTCATGCATTTTCTTGATCTTGTTTCCTTTATTCAGCCCTTGTCTTTGTTGTCCTCAATATCAGAAAGAAGCCCTCCTCCAGTTCAAGTTTTTATTGTTGGGAAACACTTCCTTGTCAAGTGTGAAGCATCCAATTTCCGAGTCATGGAACCTCAGTTCCGATTGCTGTCAGTGGGAACGAGTCACCTGTGATTCGAAACAGCATGTGACTATTCTTAACCTCTCCAGCCTCACTTCATCATTAAGCCAGAAATCTGTTGTGACATCTGATGTTTTAACCCCActctttcatttacaaacactcACCTCTCTTCACATTTCTCTTAATGATATACATGGCCAAATTCCAGGGGTTGGGTTTGCCAATTTAACTGAACTTGTCGAACTGATTATGGTTGAAAATAGTTTTAATGGTTCCATTCCTCCTCAGTTGTTTTCTTTAAGGCATTTGGAGAAGCTTGATCTTGGTCATAATTTGATTGCGGGTACATTAGGCAGCAACTTGGGAAATCTTTCGAATCTGAGGGAGTTGCGCTTGAATGATAACTTGTTCCACGGACAGATTCCTAAGCAGATTGGTCGTCTGGGTGAGTTGTATTTATTGGATTTGGGATATAATTTTTTCTCCATGGGGATACCAACTGAGATTGGTAACATGTCGAGCTCTGCATATCTATACTTAAGCAGCAACAATTTATCAGGAGAGATCCCTTCTTCAATGCAAAAGTTGGAACACTTGAAAGAACTTTATTTGGAAAATAATGTCCTTTCTG GTTATGGTATTGGATTACTTGCACTGTCCGATAACAATCTGTCTGGTCCAATACCAAGCCCCCTGGCAAATGGGATTGAATACTTCTTGGACTTATCAGGCaacaaattttcaagctttccaaaattttattttgattcatCATTGTATTATATTAATCTTGCCTCCAATAAAATCTCTGGTGAGCTTCCTATGATTTTTCCTGATATGACAGGAGTACTGATATTAAGCCAAAATGAGCTTTTTGGTTCCCTGCCTCGAGAACTTGCATACCTTGATCGGCTCCAGTACCTTGATCTCCATGACAACAACTTGACAG GTGAAATTCCTAAAAATCTAGGAAAACTCTCTGAATTAACTGTATTGGACGTGAGCAACAATAAATTTCATGGTCACATTCCAAATGGTCCTCAAATGGATAGAATGAATGATCCAAACTCTTATGTCAACAACAGCGGATTGTGCGGAATGCAAATTCGAATTCCTTGTGGAAAGCTACCACCTGAACAAACGCCAATTGAGAGAAAGCAAGAGGAAAGTAAAAGTTGGAAGACATGGTTTTCATGGGAAATGGCAGTGATCGGATATTCTTCTGGATTTTTATCAACAATTTTGGTCTTATATGTCATCGGCTACTTCAATATTGCATCACCATGGAATCGAAGACGCAATTTCAGGCACAACAATCATTTTGGTTTTAGGCTCAATAATTGTTGCTCTTAA
- the LOC110652326 gene encoding receptor-like protein 46 isoform X5 has translation MAKLSLLFELSCIFLILFPLFSPCLCCPQYQKEALLQFKFLLLGNTSLSSVKHPISESWNLSSDCCQWERVTCDSKQHVTILNLSSLTSSLSQKSVVTSDVLTPLFHLQTLTSLHISLNDIHGQIPGVGFANLTELVELIMVENSFNGSIPPQLFSLRHLEKLDLGHNLIAGTLGSNLGNLSNLRELRLNDNLFHGQIPKQIGRLGELYLLDLGYNFFSMGIPTEIGNMSSSAYLYLSSNNLSGEIPSSMQKLEHLKELYLENNVLSGYGIGLLALSDNNLSGPIPSPLANGIEYFLDLSGVLILSQNELFGSLPRELAYLDRLQYLDLHDNNLTGEIPKNLGKLSELTVLDVSNNKFHGHIPNGPQMDRMNDPNSYVNNSGLCGMQIRIPCGKLPPEQTPIERKQEESKSWKTWFSWEMAVIGYSSGFLSTILVLYVIGYFNIASPWNRRRNFRHNNHFGFRLNNCCS, from the exons ATGGCCAAATTAAGCCTACTGTTTGAATTGTCATGCATTTTCTTGATCTTGTTTCCTTTATTCAGCCCTTGTCTTTGTTGTCCTCAATATCAGAAAGAAGCCCTCCTCCAGTTCAAGTTTTTATTGTTGGGAAACACTTCCTTGTCAAGTGTGAAGCATCCAATTTCCGAGTCATGGAACCTCAGTTCCGATTGCTGTCAGTGGGAACGAGTCACCTGTGATTCGAAACAGCATGTGACTATTCTTAACCTCTCCAGCCTCACTTCATCATTAAGCCAGAAATCTGTTGTGACATCTGATGTTTTAACCCCActctttcatttacaaacactcACCTCTCTTCACATTTCTCTTAATGATATACATGGCCAAATTCCAGGGGTTGGGTTTGCCAATTTAACTGAACTTGTCGAACTGATTATGGTTGAAAATAGTTTTAATGGTTCCATTCCTCCTCAGTTGTTTTCTTTAAGGCATTTGGAGAAGCTTGATCTTGGTCATAATTTGATTGCGGGTACATTAGGCAGCAACTTGGGAAATCTTTCGAATCTGAGGGAGTTGCGCTTGAATGATAACTTGTTCCACGGACAGATTCCTAAGCAGATTGGTCGTCTGGGTGAGTTGTATTTATTGGATTTGGGATATAATTTTTTCTCCATGGGGATACCAACTGAGATTGGTAACATGTCGAGCTCTGCATATCTATACTTAAGCAGCAACAATTTATCAGGAGAGATCCCTTCTTCAATGCAAAAGTTGGAACACTTGAAAGAACTTTATTTGGAAAATAATGTCCTTTCTG GTTATGGTATTGGATTACTTGCACTGTCCGATAACAATCTGTCTGGTCCAATACCAAGCCCCCTGGCAAATGGGATTGAATACTTCTTGGACTTATCAG GAGTACTGATATTAAGCCAAAATGAGCTTTTTGGTTCCCTGCCTCGAGAACTTGCATACCTTGATCGGCTCCAGTACCTTGATCTCCATGACAACAACTTGACAG GTGAAATTCCTAAAAATCTAGGAAAACTCTCTGAATTAACTGTATTGGACGTGAGCAACAATAAATTTCATGGTCACATTCCAAATGGTCCTCAAATGGATAGAATGAATGATCCAAACTCTTATGTCAACAACAGCGGATTGTGCGGAATGCAAATTCGAATTCCTTGTGGAAAGCTACCACCTGAACAAACGCCAATTGAGAGAAAGCAAGAGGAAAGTAAAAGTTGGAAGACATGGTTTTCATGGGAAATGGCAGTGATCGGATATTCTTCTGGATTTTTATCAACAATTTTGGTCTTATATGTCATCGGCTACTTCAATATTGCATCACCATGGAATCGAAGACGCAATTTCAGGCACAACAATCATTTTGGTTTTAGGCTCAATAATTGTTGCTCTTAA
- the LOC110652326 gene encoding receptor-like protein 46 isoform X4, translated as MAKLSLLFELSCIFLILFPLFSPCLCCPQYQKEALLQFKFLLLGNTSLSSVKHPISESWNLSSDCCQWERVTCDSKQHVTILNLSSLTSSLSQKSVVTSDVLTPLFHLQTLTSLHISLNDIHGQIPGVGFANLTELVELIMVENSFNGSIPPQLFSLRHLEKLDLGHNLIAGTLGSNLGNLSNLRELRLNDNLFHGQIPKQIGRLGELYLLDLGYNFFSMGIPTEIGNMSSSAYLYLSSNNLSGEIPSSMQKLEHLKELYLENNVLSGKIPPFMFLLKDIYSLVLSGNDFSGLLPDNFTEGYGIGLLALSDNNLSGPIPSPLANGIEYFLDLSGVLILSQNELFGSLPRELAYLDRLQYLDLHDNNLTGEIPKNLGKLSELTVLDVSNNKFHGHIPNGPQMDRMNDPNSYVNNSGLCGMQIRIPCGKLPPEQTPIERKQEESKSWKTWFSWEMAVIGYSSGFLSTILVLYVIGYFNIASPWNRRRNFRHNNHFGFRLNNCCS; from the exons ATGGCCAAATTAAGCCTACTGTTTGAATTGTCATGCATTTTCTTGATCTTGTTTCCTTTATTCAGCCCTTGTCTTTGTTGTCCTCAATATCAGAAAGAAGCCCTCCTCCAGTTCAAGTTTTTATTGTTGGGAAACACTTCCTTGTCAAGTGTGAAGCATCCAATTTCCGAGTCATGGAACCTCAGTTCCGATTGCTGTCAGTGGGAACGAGTCACCTGTGATTCGAAACAGCATGTGACTATTCTTAACCTCTCCAGCCTCACTTCATCATTAAGCCAGAAATCTGTTGTGACATCTGATGTTTTAACCCCActctttcatttacaaacactcACCTCTCTTCACATTTCTCTTAATGATATACATGGCCAAATTCCAGGGGTTGGGTTTGCCAATTTAACTGAACTTGTCGAACTGATTATGGTTGAAAATAGTTTTAATGGTTCCATTCCTCCTCAGTTGTTTTCTTTAAGGCATTTGGAGAAGCTTGATCTTGGTCATAATTTGATTGCGGGTACATTAGGCAGCAACTTGGGAAATCTTTCGAATCTGAGGGAGTTGCGCTTGAATGATAACTTGTTCCACGGACAGATTCCTAAGCAGATTGGTCGTCTGGGTGAGTTGTATTTATTGGATTTGGGATATAATTTTTTCTCCATGGGGATACCAACTGAGATTGGTAACATGTCGAGCTCTGCATATCTATACTTAAGCAGCAACAATTTATCAGGAGAGATCCCTTCTTCAATGCAAAAGTTGGAACACTTGAAAGAACTTTATTTGGAAAATAATGTCCTTTCTGGTAAAATCCCAccttttatgtttcttttaaaAGACATATATTCTCTTGTTCTCTCAGGGAATGATTTCTCAGGACTGTTGCCGGATAATTTTACTGAAGGTTATGGTATTGGATTACTTGCACTGTCCGATAACAATCTGTCTGGTCCAATACCAAGCCCCCTGGCAAATGGGATTGAATACTTCTTGGACTTATCAG GAGTACTGATATTAAGCCAAAATGAGCTTTTTGGTTCCCTGCCTCGAGAACTTGCATACCTTGATCGGCTCCAGTACCTTGATCTCCATGACAACAACTTGACAG GTGAAATTCCTAAAAATCTAGGAAAACTCTCTGAATTAACTGTATTGGACGTGAGCAACAATAAATTTCATGGTCACATTCCAAATGGTCCTCAAATGGATAGAATGAATGATCCAAACTCTTATGTCAACAACAGCGGATTGTGCGGAATGCAAATTCGAATTCCTTGTGGAAAGCTACCACCTGAACAAACGCCAATTGAGAGAAAGCAAGAGGAAAGTAAAAGTTGGAAGACATGGTTTTCATGGGAAATGGCAGTGATCGGATATTCTTCTGGATTTTTATCAACAATTTTGGTCTTATATGTCATCGGCTACTTCAATATTGCATCACCATGGAATCGAAGACGCAATTTCAGGCACAACAATCATTTTGGTTTTAGGCTCAATAATTGTTGCTCTTAA